The following are from one region of the Chloracidobacterium sp. genome:
- a CDS encoding PA2169 family four-helix-bundle protein: MPVGEQPAAQPTNDEVIATINGLIETCRDGQQGFAQAADGVDRSDLKSLFYEFSQQRATFVGELQDIVRTLGGDPENTGSLAGSIHRGWIDIKSVVTGRDETAILNECERGEDSAKKQYETALETALPAYILQTVQSQYTSVKDAHDRVKALRDNAPGKNASTARTGF; encoded by the coding sequence ATGCCGGTGGGCGAACAGCCGGCGGCACAGCCGACGAACGACGAAGTGATCGCGACCATCAATGGGCTGATCGAAACGTGTCGCGATGGACAGCAGGGCTTCGCACAAGCGGCCGACGGCGTCGATCGTTCAGATCTCAAATCGCTATTTTATGAATTCTCGCAGCAGCGGGCGACCTTCGTCGGCGAACTGCAGGATATCGTCCGCACTCTTGGCGGCGATCCTGAGAACACGGGCAGCCTTGCCGGCTCGATCCACCGAGGTTGGATCGACATCAAATCTGTGGTAACCGGCCGCGACGAAACGGCTATCCTGAATGAATGCGAGCGTGGGGAAGATTCGGCAAAGAAGCAATACGAAACGGCTCTCGAAACGGCGCTCCCGGCTTACATTCTGCAAACCGTTCAATCGCAATATACATCGGTCAAAGACGCTCATGACCGGGTGAAAGCACTACGCGACAATGCACCCGGCAAGAATGCTTCAACAGCTCGGACGGGCTTCTAA